A stretch of the Buchananella sp. 14KM1171 genome encodes the following:
- a CDS encoding FtsX-like permease family protein, whose translation MTQVRGLSQVQVGVGLSFPVDVRNGRLPGVAAVPLWRVTHELDVARIVSGRAPNEGEAIIAEDAAVGQSIDLPVGYVEDTAGGQYPIVGIFAPLPGFEFLSAGLVTPAQDGDLLSSLSLLVKRVDLTAPTLATVVSILGSPSPDKLAIQNPPGLGVAGELLRRSLGSYHYTALLISLAAGGVFTIAVVVSDVLANRRDLGRRRALGMTRADLVLFTVLRTVWPAAVGGVLAAAATSGYFLYTGAPLVWQQTVALLITLLTSTVGSALLPAIWASRIDPVKVLRSP comes from the coding sequence GTGACTCAAGTACGCGGTTTATCTCAAGTCCAGGTGGGCGTCGGCCTGAGCTTCCCCGTGGACGTAAGAAACGGCAGGTTGCCCGGGGTCGCCGCCGTACCCCTTTGGCGCGTTACCCATGAGCTCGACGTGGCGCGCATTGTCTCGGGACGCGCGCCCAACGAGGGGGAAGCCATCATCGCAGAAGATGCCGCAGTTGGTCAGAGCATCGACCTGCCCGTCGGCTATGTAGAAGACACGGCGGGAGGCCAGTACCCAATCGTAGGAATCTTTGCCCCTCTGCCGGGTTTTGAGTTTCTGTCTGCAGGCCTTGTAACACCCGCGCAGGATGGTGACCTTCTCTCCTCGCTGAGTCTGCTAGTCAAGAGAGTCGACCTCACTGCCCCAACCCTGGCGACAGTTGTGAGTATTCTTGGGTCCCCGTCCCCAGACAAGCTGGCCATTCAGAATCCACCTGGTCTTGGCGTAGCTGGTGAACTGCTGCGGCGCTCCCTCGGTTCCTATCACTACACCGCGCTACTCATCTCCTTAGCTGCGGGGGGAGTCTTCACCATTGCCGTGGTTGTTTCTGACGTTCTAGCGAACCGGCGCGATCTGGGCCGACGCAGAGCGCTGGGAATGACCCGGGCGGACCTCGTGCTCTTCACGGTCTTACGCACAGTATGGCCAGCTGCGGTTGGTGGGGTCTTGGCTGCAGCCGCAACAAGCGGATACTTCCTTTACACTGGAGCGCCCTTGGTGTGGCAGCAAACAGTAGCCCTGCTCATTACCCTGCTGACGTCTACGGTCGGCTCAGCTCTATTGCCGGCGATCTGGGCCTCGCGGATAGATCCGGTTAAGGTCTTGCGCTCGCCCTAA
- a CDS encoding ABC transporter ATP-binding protein: MELNTDSPQLAVRDLRFRYTKGGEELYGGLSHSFAPGKLTAVTGPSGRGKSTLLYILGLLLSPTSGAVLINSKPVSHLPDSARSRIRSRQLGFVFQDSELDPSQTVLDSVMEPGFYMGQDPARLRQRASTLLDKFGLGERKDHKPGQTSGGQAQRVAVCRALVNEPDFILADEPTGNLDPGNALTVIEALRSAADEGRTVVIATHDPEVIRLSDSVLEL, from the coding sequence ATGGAACTCAACACAGATTCCCCTCAGCTTGCCGTGCGCGACTTGCGTTTCAGGTACACCAAGGGCGGGGAGGAGCTCTACGGAGGGCTTTCGCATTCCTTCGCGCCGGGAAAGCTGACCGCCGTAACCGGACCGTCGGGGCGCGGAAAGTCCACGCTGCTCTACATACTAGGTTTGCTGCTATCGCCGACTAGCGGGGCAGTTCTCATAAACTCGAAACCTGTTTCCCACCTGCCAGATAGTGCCCGTTCAAGAATACGTTCTAGACAACTGGGTTTCGTGTTCCAAGACTCGGAGCTGGATCCCTCTCAAACCGTTTTGGACTCGGTGATGGAACCGGGCTTCTATATGGGGCAGGATCCGGCCCGGCTTCGCCAGCGAGCGAGCACTCTCTTGGACAAGTTCGGCCTTGGGGAACGCAAGGACCACAAGCCCGGCCAGACCTCCGGCGGCCAGGCCCAGCGCGTGGCTGTGTGCCGTGCACTTGTGAACGAACCGGACTTCATTCTTGCTGACGAGCCGACAGGCAACCTAGACCCCGGGAACGCGCTCACCGTCATAGAGGCCCTTCGATCCGCTGCTGACGAGGGCCGAACCGTAGTAATCGCGACCCACGACCCAGAGGTCATTAGGTTGTCTGACTCCGTGCTGGAACTGTAG